A stretch of the Bacillus sp. FJAT-18017 genome encodes the following:
- a CDS encoding TldD/PmbA family protein: MLSKSLVEDMLTAALSTGGDFSEIFVEDRFTNNLTYQSGRVETALSGRDFGVGIRVFNEYQSFYAYTTDFSREGLLKAANRAAQAIKGKASTGLAPFTQQTADSIHPIQIMPQDVEKARKAAILQTAYEKAKNYHSSISQVTVRLMDEEQNVLIANSEGRFVEDKRVRSRLAIQTVAVRDNKMESGFYGPGAYQGFEFFENLNLDHYAHEAARIAVTMLDAAPCPSGKFPVIIDNEFGGVIFHEACGHGLEATAVAKNNSVFANRIGERVAPEIVSYIDDGTIPNEWGSITIDDEGEKARKNVLIENGILKGYLIDKFNGRRMGMDSTGSGRRQSFRFAPTSRMTNTYIVPGKSTPEEIVSNTEHGIYAKYMGGGQVNPATGDYNFAIEEAYEVKNGKLGRPLKGATLIGNGPKTLQLVDMVGNNLGHGAGMCGSQSGSIPVNVGQPMIRVSEITVGGTKGE, encoded by the coding sequence ATGCTTAGTAAAAGTTTAGTAGAAGATATGCTTACCGCGGCGTTATCGACGGGCGGAGATTTTTCGGAAATTTTCGTTGAGGATAGGTTCACGAATAATCTTACTTACCAAAGCGGCAGAGTTGAAACGGCTTTGTCGGGAAGGGATTTCGGTGTTGGAATCCGAGTGTTTAATGAATATCAGAGTTTCTATGCCTATACAACTGACTTTAGCCGGGAAGGGCTCTTGAAGGCGGCCAACCGTGCAGCACAGGCAATTAAAGGCAAGGCTTCAACCGGCCTGGCACCTTTCACCCAGCAAACGGCAGATTCAATCCATCCTATTCAAATTATGCCACAAGATGTTGAGAAAGCCCGTAAAGCAGCAATCCTGCAAACAGCTTATGAAAAAGCAAAAAACTATCATTCTTCTATATCCCAGGTTACCGTTCGGTTGATGGATGAAGAACAAAACGTATTGATTGCTAATTCGGAGGGCAGGTTTGTTGAGGATAAACGGGTCCGGTCAAGGCTGGCGATCCAGACGGTCGCGGTCCGGGACAATAAGATGGAATCTGGCTTTTATGGACCAGGAGCTTATCAAGGTTTTGAGTTTTTCGAAAATCTCAATCTCGATCATTATGCACATGAAGCTGCACGGATCGCAGTGACCATGCTTGATGCAGCCCCATGTCCAAGCGGCAAGTTCCCTGTCATTATTGACAACGAATTCGGCGGCGTTATTTTTCACGAGGCCTGTGGTCATGGCCTGGAAGCAACTGCTGTTGCGAAAAATAATTCCGTATTTGCCAACCGAATTGGCGAGCGGGTTGCCCCGGAAATTGTTTCATACATAGATGATGGGACGATTCCAAATGAATGGGGTTCAATTACAATCGATGATGAAGGCGAAAAGGCCAGGAAGAACGTCTTAATTGAAAACGGAATTTTAAAAGGTTACTTGATTGATAAATTCAATGGACGGCGTATGGGAATGGACTCGACCGGTTCCGGACGGAGGCAGTCGTTCAGGTTTGCGCCAACCTCAAGAATGACCAATACGTACATCGTTCCAGGCAAATCGACTCCAGAAGAAATCGTCTCCAATACTGAACATGGTATTTATGCAAAGTATATGGGCGGCGGACAGGTCAATCCGGCAACCGGTGATTATAATTTTGCGATCGAGGAAGCTTATGAGGTGAAAAACGGGAAGTTGGGAAGGCCTCTAAAGGGGGCTACATTAATCGGAAATGGGCCGAAAACTCTTCAACTGGTCGATATGGTAGGAAACAACCTCGGCCATGGGGCTGGAATGTGCGGGTCCCAGAGTGGAAGCATCCCGGTGAATGTTGGCCAGCCGATGATTCGTGTCAGCGAAATTACAGTTGGCGGGACAAAGGGGGAATAG
- a CDS encoding ABC transporter ATP-binding protein, producing the protein MSTLLKLDGVETYIGQYHILQGVSFEVPKGEVTVLLGRNGAGKTTTLRTIMGLNPATKGTILFKDEDIKALPPYSIANKGIGYVPEDQGIFAGLTVEENIKVAIKKDNEITQKRLSYILDLFPDLKKFWKKPGGLLSGGQKQMLSIARAYVNDNELLLIDEPSKGLAPIVVEKVMDSIQQMKETTTIILVEQNFMMASTIGDSFYIVDDGRTVSSGPMNILREDEEMRRKFLGIA; encoded by the coding sequence GTGAGCACGCTGCTAAAGCTTGATGGGGTTGAAACTTATATTGGCCAGTACCATATTCTTCAGGGTGTTTCGTTTGAGGTGCCGAAGGGTGAGGTAACGGTTTTGCTCGGCCGGAATGGGGCAGGCAAGACGACAACCCTAAGGACCATCATGGGCCTTAACCCTGCTACAAAAGGAACTATTCTCTTTAAGGACGAGGATATAAAGGCACTGCCTCCATATTCAATTGCCAACAAGGGCATCGGGTATGTCCCCGAGGATCAGGGCATTTTTGCAGGGCTGACTGTCGAGGAAAATATTAAAGTAGCGATTAAAAAGGATAATGAGATTACGCAAAAGCGGCTAAGCTATATTCTTGATCTTTTCCCAGACCTTAAGAAATTCTGGAAAAAGCCTGGGGGACTCTTAAGCGGTGGCCAAAAGCAAATGCTGTCAATCGCAAGAGCCTATGTCAACGATAATGAACTGCTTTTAATTGACGAACCAAGCAAGGGGCTTGCGCCAATCGTCGTCGAAAAAGTCATGGATTCAATCCAACAGATGAAAGAAACGACAACGATCATCCTCGTCGAACAAAACTTTATGATGGCAAGCACCATCGGGGACAGCTTCTATATCGTCGATGACGGGCGGACAGTCTCGAGCGGTCCGATGAATATCCTCAGGGAAGACGAGGAAATGAGACGGAAGTTTCTTGGAATTGCTTAG
- a CDS encoding TldD/PmbA family protein, with protein MTISELLFKEAEKNGFTDVEIYSEKKEVFGCQVYKGEIDQYEIAEDGGLSFRGIIDGKMGYAYTEKLDEDSIPFLIRNAKENAQIMNDEAREEIFTGSSHYENGNFYSDSLDEIGIPEKIQFIKDVEKELHDFDPRFQATDWCAIRNESVTRTLANNKGLNVSDRLNFLYAYIEAIVKDGDETKTAFEFKLSQDFNKLNAKEIAQKAAEKAIAQLNSRPIESKNYSVLIKNNAAAQLLAVYSGNFSAENTQAGVSPLKDKSGDEIASSKITIVDDPFLEGGLGCRTFDSEGVAVRKLTVVESGVLQSLLHNQKTAKKDGTSTTGHAYKDSYKSAVKVGPSNFYIEPSKVEFDELLGSIDEGVLITSLSGLHSGANTVSGDFSVAANGFYVKDGKVQYPVNLMTIAGNFYQMLGDVAEIGADLTFPLSPIGSPSILVKSLSVTVE; from the coding sequence ATGACAATAAGTGAACTATTGTTTAAGGAAGCGGAGAAGAACGGTTTTACGGATGTAGAAATTTACTCGGAGAAAAAGGAAGTCTTTGGCTGCCAGGTATACAAAGGTGAAATTGACCAGTATGAAATAGCCGAAGACGGCGGCCTGTCGTTCCGGGGCATCATAGATGGAAAGATGGGATATGCCTATACGGAAAAGCTCGATGAGGATTCAATTCCATTTTTAATAAGGAATGCAAAGGAAAATGCACAGATTATGAATGATGAAGCCCGCGAAGAGATTTTTACAGGAAGCAGCCACTATGAGAATGGGAATTTCTATTCAGATTCCCTTGATGAGATAGGAATACCTGAAAAGATTCAATTCATCAAGGATGTTGAAAAAGAACTGCATGACTTTGATCCGAGGTTTCAAGCGACGGACTGGTGCGCAATCCGTAACGAGTCTGTTACGAGGACGCTTGCGAACAATAAGGGGCTGAATGTCAGCGATCGGCTAAACTTCCTGTACGCGTACATTGAGGCGATTGTCAAGGATGGGGATGAAACGAAGACCGCGTTTGAATTTAAGTTATCCCAGGATTTTAATAAGTTAAATGCAAAGGAAATCGCTCAAAAGGCTGCGGAGAAGGCAATTGCCCAGTTGAACTCGAGGCCGATTGAAAGCAAAAATTACTCTGTACTCATTAAAAATAACGCCGCGGCCCAGCTGCTGGCAGTCTACTCGGGCAACTTTTCCGCAGAGAATACGCAGGCGGGAGTATCTCCTTTAAAGGATAAAAGCGGGGATGAAATCGCTTCGAGCAAGATTACAATTGTCGATGACCCGTTCCTTGAAGGCGGCCTTGGCTGCCGGACGTTTGACAGCGAGGGAGTGGCTGTCAGGAAACTTACGGTAGTTGAATCAGGCGTGCTGCAGTCCTTGCTCCATAATCAAAAAACAGCTAAAAAGGATGGGACATCAACAACAGGGCATGCCTATAAAGATTCATATAAGTCAGCTGTTAAGGTTGGTCCATCCAATTTCTACATCGAGCCTTCCAAAGTGGAATTCGATGAGTTGCTCGGTTCAATAGACGAAGGTGTTTTGATTACAAGTCTTTCAGGACTGCATTCAGGTGCCAATACTGTATCAGGCGACTTCTCGGTTGCAGCAAACGGCTTCTACGTCAAAGACGGAAAGGTTCAATATCCAGTCAACTTGATGACGATAGCAGGGAATTTTTATCAAATGCTGGGCGATGTCGCAGAAATCGGTGCCGATCTGACCTTCCCGCTCTCGCCTATTGGATCACCATCCATCCTCGTCAAATCGCTATCGGTTACAGTGGAGTAA
- a CDS encoding FAD-dependent oxidoreductase, translated as MNEKNIAIVIGGGIAGKLAAKVLSDHFKKVIILERDAEPQGPLPRKGVPQGAHLHALLHAGEHGLESLFPGITNRFYHSGAIKINSTRDLAWFHHGVWKLQYDGGYSTTLQTRPHLEWHIDQYIKEIPNIAYYYNHSVKSYHYDKQANKVTGVTASSPEADSITLDANLVVDASGSGSFTGAWLEKLGHVLPTEKATIGLTYVSKFFQLPENPKRNWSIKLIYPEPPFGEIGATLSSVEGNRYIATIFGYQNAINEKKAITDNEAFLELAKKLSKPDIYTELSKGKPLSKTSIFRVPQISWRRFDKVKHLPDGLLMMGDTICRIDPVFGQGMSVAVLEALELQRLLKKDLPLKRLAYMFHKKTVKIISPVWNMVLSEDLRYPGIQAKRPFGLSAQQWFTKQIFLLSSEDRYIYDSFIKVMNLVQPAAILMRPAILKKVVARGLFRRK; from the coding sequence TTGAACGAAAAAAATATAGCAATTGTCATTGGCGGCGGTATTGCCGGAAAGCTTGCTGCCAAGGTGCTGTCAGACCATTTCAAGAAAGTGATCATACTGGAAAGAGATGCTGAGCCACAAGGGCCGCTACCTAGAAAAGGTGTACCCCAGGGAGCTCATTTACACGCCCTACTTCATGCAGGTGAACATGGCCTTGAATCATTATTCCCTGGAATCACAAACAGGTTTTATCATAGCGGCGCGATTAAAATCAACTCTACAAGAGACCTCGCCTGGTTCCACCATGGTGTCTGGAAACTTCAATATGATGGGGGCTACTCAACTACACTTCAAACCAGGCCTCACTTGGAATGGCACATTGACCAATACATAAAGGAAATTCCGAATATTGCTTACTATTATAACCATTCTGTAAAATCCTATCATTATGACAAGCAAGCGAACAAAGTAACAGGAGTAACTGCAAGCAGTCCTGAAGCAGACTCTATTACCCTCGATGCTAATCTAGTTGTTGATGCAAGCGGGTCAGGAAGTTTTACCGGAGCTTGGCTTGAAAAGTTAGGCCACGTTCTCCCTACGGAAAAGGCAACAATAGGATTAACTTATGTCAGTAAGTTTTTTCAGCTGCCGGAGAACCCTAAGCGGAACTGGTCCATTAAGCTTATCTATCCAGAACCGCCTTTTGGGGAGATAGGGGCTACCCTTTCCAGCGTGGAAGGGAATCGGTATATCGCAACCATCTTTGGCTATCAAAATGCCATTAATGAAAAAAAGGCAATAACAGATAACGAAGCATTTTTGGAACTTGCAAAAAAGCTTTCCAAACCCGATATTTATACCGAATTAAGCAAGGGCAAGCCTCTTTCAAAAACAAGTATTTTCCGTGTCCCTCAAATTAGTTGGAGGCGGTTTGACAAAGTTAAGCACCTTCCCGATGGGCTGCTCATGATGGGGGACACGATATGCCGGATTGATCCCGTTTTTGGCCAGGGGATGAGCGTCGCTGTTTTGGAGGCACTTGAACTTCAGCGCTTATTGAAAAAAGATCTCCCTTTAAAAAGGCTTGCTTATATGTTCCATAAAAAAACTGTGAAAATTATCTCGCCTGTCTGGAATATGGTTTTGTCCGAAGACCTTCGTTATCCAGGGATACAAGCAAAGAGACCATTTGGCTTATCCGCTCAACAATGGTTCACTAAACAAATTTTCCTCTTATCCTCTGAGGACCGATACATTTATGACTCCTTTATTAAAGTGATGAACCTTGTCCAGCCTGCTGCCATTCTAATGAGGCCAGCTATTCTTAAAAAAGTTGTAGCCCGCGGCCTCTTTAGGAGGAAATGA
- a CDS encoding acyl-CoA synthetase — translation MRCELDWLESRARLTPLATAVVDAEADRSWSFEQLNTRARALACWLSEQGIRKGDRVALLAPNDISYFDLLFACGKIGAIFVPLNWRLAISELSFIIGDCTPKLIGFHSDFAKQVSQLWNELGLSICIDGSQYEELIDRYTAALNQTDNKHVDIDDEDPLAMIYTGGTTGYPKGAVLSHRAIMWNAISTIVSWNLTNEDKTVTYLPMFHTGGLNALSIPILMAGGSVAIAREFSPEKAIKHLVDHRCTIVLFVPTMYHLLVKSELFHATDFNDMKVFLSGGAPCPLEIYEAFAQKGKPFKEGYGLTEAGPNNFYIDPADAVLKRGSVGKAMMYHSVKIVDEHGAEAGSGMVGELAIQGRHAFSFYWGNEEATNDALQNGWLLTGDLARRDQDGYYYIVGRKKDMIITGGEKVYPLEVEHWLCEHPEILEAAVVGAPDEKWGEAVTAFVVLAEGSGVAEEDIKQFCRLKLGGYKVPKKIHLIEEMPKTHVGKISKVMLKNMASQHTNEKPVI, via the coding sequence GTGAGGTGCGAGCTCGATTGGCTTGAATCCAGGGCAAGACTGACACCATTGGCGACTGCGGTTGTTGATGCTGAAGCAGATAGATCGTGGAGCTTTGAACAACTAAATACCAGGGCACGGGCACTGGCCTGCTGGCTATCGGAACAAGGAATCCGGAAAGGGGACAGGGTTGCGCTGCTTGCACCAAATGACATCAGTTATTTCGATTTGTTGTTTGCATGCGGAAAGATCGGCGCCATCTTTGTTCCGTTGAATTGGCGGCTGGCAATCAGTGAGTTGTCTTTTATAATTGGGGATTGCACACCCAAGCTAATCGGCTTCCACTCCGATTTTGCAAAGCAGGTGTCTCAGCTTTGGAACGAACTCGGACTAAGCATTTGCATCGATGGCTCGCAATATGAAGAGCTGATTGACCGCTATACGGCCGCGCTAAACCAGACTGATAACAAGCATGTGGATATCGATGACGAGGATCCGCTGGCAATGATTTATACAGGCGGTACGACAGGATATCCAAAAGGGGCGGTTCTTTCACATCGGGCGATCATGTGGAACGCAATCTCGACGATTGTCAGCTGGAACCTGACCAACGAGGACAAAACTGTGACGTACCTGCCGATGTTCCATACCGGCGGGCTCAATGCGTTATCCATTCCGATTTTAATGGCTGGCGGATCAGTTGCGATTGCGAGGGAGTTTTCCCCTGAAAAGGCGATTAAGCACCTTGTCGATCACCGTTGTACAATTGTGCTGTTTGTACCGACGATGTATCATTTGCTGGTTAAATCAGAACTGTTCCACGCAACAGATTTCAATGATATGAAGGTTTTCCTTTCCGGTGGTGCGCCATGCCCCCTTGAAATCTATGAAGCATTCGCGCAAAAAGGGAAGCCGTTTAAAGAGGGATATGGGTTGACGGAAGCAGGACCGAACAATTTTTATATCGACCCTGCTGATGCCGTACTAAAGAGGGGCTCAGTAGGTAAGGCGATGATGTACCATTCAGTGAAAATAGTGGATGAGCACGGAGCAGAAGCAGGATCAGGAATGGTCGGTGAGCTGGCCATCCAGGGGAGGCATGCGTTTTCCTTTTACTGGGGAAATGAAGAGGCAACAAATGATGCGCTTCAGAATGGCTGGCTGCTTACAGGTGATCTCGCCCGCCGGGATCAAGATGGGTATTATTATATCGTTGGCCGGAAAAAAGATATGATCATTACAGGCGGGGAGAAGGTGTATCCGCTTGAGGTCGAGCATTGGCTTTGCGAACACCCTGAAATCCTGGAAGCTGCTGTTGTCGGAGCACCAGATGAAAAATGGGGGGAAGCAGTAACTGCCTTCGTTGTACTCGCTGAAGGCAGTGGGGTTGCCGAGGAAGACATCAAACAATTTTGCCGGCTGAAACTGGGCGGCTACAAGGTTCCGAAGAAAATCCATCTTATTGAGGAAATGCCGAAAACTCACGTCGGGAAAATCAGCAAAGTGATGCTTAAGAATATGGCATCTCAGCACACTAACGAAAAGCCGGTAATATAA
- a CDS encoding branched-chain amino acid ABC transporter permease: MTRLFSSKLTLFYVLVAAFLAILPFVYDSRSLLILLSQVFIFAIFAMSYDILLGYTGIVSFGHAMFFGIGAYTVGVFMKQFEPETNYFLLAVLVTILLTGVVSYFVGLLTLRLKSHFYAMLTMAFAGLFLVLAEKWRTITYGNDGFTFRVPDFLKDRTDFYLICLASMVVVFMLLQRFTNSPLGKVLLAIRENEQRTESLGYSVLQYKVIASVVSGILAGISGILYAVSLRFVNTSVFAMDVTLDALMMTIIGGVGTLVGAIIGAGIIEFSHHWLVELAKVHVIFERWIIFFGIIYILAVMFFPKGIVGSLRSLNLKRKKKKTAVPVKPEAISQGDS; the protein is encoded by the coding sequence ATGACACGACTATTTTCAAGCAAGTTAACACTATTTTACGTGCTGGTTGCTGCCTTTCTGGCCATTCTGCCGTTTGTCTATGATTCAAGGAGTCTGTTAATCCTCCTTTCACAAGTGTTTATCTTTGCGATCTTTGCGATGAGCTACGATATTCTCCTTGGCTATACGGGAATTGTTTCGTTTGGGCACGCAATGTTCTTTGGAATAGGAGCGTATACGGTTGGTGTCTTCATGAAACAGTTCGAGCCCGAGACGAATTATTTCCTGCTCGCGGTTCTTGTGACAATTCTTTTGACAGGGGTTGTCAGCTACTTTGTCGGTCTGCTGACATTGAGGCTGAAGAGCCATTTTTATGCAATGCTGACAATGGCATTTGCCGGGCTGTTCCTCGTCCTTGCTGAAAAATGGCGCACGATTACGTATGGCAATGATGGCTTTACGTTCAGGGTGCCGGATTTCCTAAAGGACAGGACAGATTTTTACCTGATTTGCCTGGCTTCCATGGTTGTAGTGTTCATGCTGCTCCAGCGGTTCACCAATTCCCCGCTTGGAAAAGTGCTTCTTGCGATCCGGGAAAATGAGCAGCGTACCGAATCGCTCGGCTATAGCGTCTTGCAGTATAAAGTCATCGCCAGCGTAGTTTCTGGTATCCTGGCTGGCATTTCGGGAATCCTTTATGCTGTTTCATTACGTTTCGTAAATACAAGTGTATTCGCCATGGATGTTACGCTTGATGCATTGATGATGACAATTATCGGCGGTGTTGGGACACTTGTTGGTGCCATCATCGGCGCGGGAATCATTGAATTTTCCCATCACTGGCTTGTTGAGCTTGCCAAGGTGCACGTCATCTTCGAGCGCTGGATCATTTTTTTCGGAATTATTTATATCCTTGCGGTTATGTTCTTTCCGAAAGGTATCGTGGGCTCATTGCGCAGTTTGAACTTGAAGCGTAAAAAGAAGAAAACTGCTGTCCCTGTGAAACCAGAAGCGATCAGCCAGGGAGATTCCTGA
- a CDS encoding DsbA family oxidoreductase, whose amino-acid sequence MGKRRLEDAIKQINHPIEVTYRCYELEPDAPRDIKENMNEKLAKKYGMSLSQAKANTDRVVQMAKEAGLDYQMDTMIMTNTFDAHRLTMFAKTQGLMKEMTERILQAYFTESRHIGDHETLVELAVEVGLDREVVRNMLASEDMTAEVRTDEQMARQYGISGVPFFLINQKYALSGAQPTETFVQALEKVIAEDEKKITILNQDGNLFDDDGCEIPKK is encoded by the coding sequence ATTGGCAAAAGGCGTCTGGAGGACGCCATTAAGCAGATTAACCACCCGATTGAAGTGACATACCGGTGCTATGAGTTGGAGCCGGACGCACCTCGGGATATAAAGGAAAACATGAATGAAAAACTGGCTAAAAAATACGGAATGAGCCTTTCCCAGGCTAAAGCGAATACAGATCGTGTCGTTCAAATGGCAAAGGAAGCCGGTCTGGATTATCAGATGGATACGATGATCATGACAAACACGTTCGATGCTCACCGGTTAACGATGTTCGCCAAGACTCAAGGCCTGATGAAGGAAATGACTGAGCGGATTTTACAAGCTTATTTCACAGAATCCAGGCATATTGGCGACCATGAAACGTTAGTTGAATTGGCAGTGGAAGTAGGACTTGACCGGGAAGTCGTGAGAAACATGCTTGCCAGTGAAGATATGACTGCCGAGGTTCGAACTGATGAGCAAATGGCTCGGCAATATGGGATTTCAGGGGTGCCATTCTTCCTGATTAATCAAAAATATGCCCTTTCCGGGGCACAGCCGACAGAAACTTTTGTCCAGGCGTTGGAAAAAGTCATTGCCGAGGATGAGAAAAAAATCACCATTCTAAATCAGGATGGGAACCTCTTTGATGATGATGGGTGCGAAATACCTAAAAAATAG
- a CDS encoding LysE family transporter, protein MVLNVYLSYIILGLTLAAPIGPVNSARIDKGLKNGFWHAWAVGAGSMMADATFMLTVYLSLVRFLYYPYVQVFLWLFGGFVLIYSGIESMVSASSLKLEQRRAKESIFKCFFSGFIISISSPMSILFWLGIYGSVLAKTASSYGPEKLLIYSSMIFLGLCLWDIFVAALASGSRRFLNANTLVAISVISGLSLVGFGVYFGVQGIKALANL, encoded by the coding sequence ATGGTTTTGAATGTATATCTAAGTTACATTATTCTGGGGCTTACGCTGGCTGCCCCAATAGGTCCGGTTAATTCGGCGCGAATCGATAAAGGCCTTAAGAACGGGTTTTGGCATGCATGGGCAGTCGGCGCAGGCTCAATGATGGCGGACGCAACCTTTATGCTGACAGTTTATCTCAGCCTTGTCCGCTTCCTTTACTATCCTTATGTACAGGTTTTCCTTTGGCTATTCGGCGGCTTTGTCCTCATCTATTCAGGAATAGAAAGCATGGTCAGCGCATCGAGTTTGAAACTTGAGCAGAGAAGAGCGAAGGAATCGATTTTCAAGTGCTTTTTTTCCGGATTTATTATTTCCATTTCCAGCCCGATGTCCATTTTGTTTTGGCTTGGCATTTATGGCTCAGTTCTCGCGAAAACCGCTTCATCCTACGGTCCTGAAAAGCTGCTAATCTACAGCTCGATGATTTTCCTGGGCCTTTGCCTATGGGATATTTTTGTTGCCGCGCTGGCAAGTGGATCGAGGAGATTTCTGAATGCGAATACCCTGGTAGCAATTTCGGTTATATCGGGGCTGTCACTGGTCGGTTTCGGAGTGTATTTTGGAGTTCAGGGGATAAAAGCACTTGCTAACCTTTAG
- a CDS encoding branched-chain amino acid ABC transporter permease, whose amino-acid sequence MELLINLSLNGLATGMLIFLLAAGLTLIFGLMDVLNFAHGGLFAWGAFSGIAVYNKTGSFLLGIVAAIITGMILGILTERWIIKPVYGNHIQQILITLGLMLVLSEMLKVFWGPNQISAKTPGFLAGSWEIGDVLIIKYRAFIIFVGLLVFLFVQFLLKRTKIGLVVRAGVMNKEMVQALGINIQKVFMFVFMIGAGMAALGGMLLGPYSGVIYAEMGMEFAILAFIVVVIGGMGSISGSAMAAILVGLSGSFMAYYVPDLALAANMMLMVVVLVFRPQGLFGAKG is encoded by the coding sequence TTGGAACTTTTAATAAACTTAAGCCTCAATGGCCTTGCTACAGGGATGCTGATTTTTCTTTTAGCAGCAGGTCTTACCTTGATATTCGGACTGATGGATGTCCTGAATTTTGCCCATGGAGGACTGTTTGCCTGGGGTGCCTTCAGCGGCATAGCCGTTTACAACAAAACCGGAAGCTTTCTTTTGGGGATCGTGGCCGCCATCATAACCGGTATGATTCTCGGCATTCTGACGGAACGCTGGATCATTAAGCCCGTCTACGGCAACCATATCCAGCAAATTCTCATTACACTTGGCTTAATGTTGGTCCTTTCGGAAATGCTTAAAGTCTTTTGGGGACCAAACCAAATCTCGGCAAAAACACCTGGCTTTTTAGCAGGCAGCTGGGAGATTGGCGATGTTCTTATCATTAAATACCGCGCGTTTATTATTTTTGTAGGCCTGCTGGTATTCTTGTTTGTTCAATTTCTTCTTAAGAGGACGAAAATCGGTCTTGTTGTCCGGGCGGGAGTAATGAATAAGGAAATGGTTCAGGCGCTCGGAATTAACATTCAGAAGGTGTTCATGTTCGTGTTTATGATTGGGGCCGGGATGGCAGCTCTCGGCGGGATGCTTCTCGGGCCTTATTCCGGAGTCATTTACGCCGAAATGGGGATGGAGTTTGCAATCCTTGCCTTCATCGTTGTTGTCATCGGAGGGATGGGCAGTATTTCAGGCTCGGCAATGGCCGCGATTCTTGTTGGCCTGTCAGGTTCCTTCATGGCCTATTATGTGCCGGATTTGGCGCTGGCAGCGAATATGATGTTGATGGTAGTAGTACTAGTCTTCAGGCCGCAGGGCTTGTTCGGGGCAAAGGGGTGA
- a CDS encoding DUF1456 family protein — protein sequence MENNDILIRLRYALDIKNTDMVKIFQLGGIDVTKEEVLKILTKSNVEEPELDQQLRINNSKLESFLDGLIIFKRGRQEPKPGQPENPPKINESINNVLLKKVKIALSLTSEDMIEIFDNAGIAITKGELSALLRKKGHKNYKECGDKFARNFLKGLAVMYRD from the coding sequence ATGGAAAATAATGATATTTTAATCCGGCTGAGATATGCCCTGGATATAAAAAATACAGATATGGTTAAGATATTCCAACTTGGCGGCATCGACGTTACAAAGGAAGAGGTATTGAAGATACTCACAAAGTCAAACGTGGAAGAGCCCGAGCTTGATCAGCAATTGAGGATCAATAACAGCAAGCTTGAATCGTTTCTGGATGGCTTGATTATTTTCAAAAGAGGAAGGCAGGAGCCGAAGCCTGGTCAGCCTGAAAATCCTCCGAAAATCAATGAGAGCATCAATAATGTCCTGCTGAAAAAAGTAAAAATCGCCCTTTCGCTTACAAGTGAAGACATGATCGAGATATTTGATAATGCTGGCATTGCCATCACAAAAGGAGAGCTAAGCGCCTTGCTCCGGAAAAAAGGCCACAAGAACTACAAAGAATGCGGTGACAAATTCGCGCGGAACTTCCTTAAAGGCTTAGCGGTAATGTATAGAGACTAA